Part of the Henckelia pumila isolate YLH828 chromosome 2, ASM3356847v2, whole genome shotgun sequence genome is shown below.
TGGATCAACGTTGTGTGTCCATCAGTAATGGCTTTTCGACCACTGTAACGTTTGATCAATTCCATGGTAAGTCGCTCGTCATTCTTCTCCAGAAGTTTCTTTGACCCCATGATGTCGCAAGGAATCTCGGGCTCATCGTGTTAATGTTTGTCGTGAAGTTAGGCATCTGTTCCCTCTTCAGTGTGATGTCAGCCTTCAACTCCATAAAGAAATTGGAGCTCTGCGCCTCTGATTTCAATCCAGGCACCGCCATATAGTCTCCTAGCCAAGGTAGCTTTACTTCAGTATTTGGTCGTCGGCTTTTAGAGAGTTCGCCTGGGTCATTGTTTCCCTCTGCCGCTTGCTTAATCTCATCAATTGCGTTAGAATGCACTTCTTCGTAAGTCTCTTTTCCTTCAGCGTTTTGTTCCTGATCGAGCAACTCATGATTTAGCTTCACCACTGGTTCACTGATGGCACTTTGTTGGTTTGCTCCATCTCTAAATTTTTTATTCACCAATTTCTCCATCAAACCCTTGATATTATCTCGTTGGTCTGTTGCAATCCTGAATTTTCCATGTCCCTTGATCCACCGTTCCATCAACACCTTCAGATCACTAAGGCCTCCGAGGGCTTGATCGATCCTATCTAGCCTACCCTGCACCTGCAACATGCTCTCCTGCAACCCCCACACCGATCGCTCCATAGCTTCAAACTTCGCATCTGCTCCTGTGCTGGCCATCGTGAATCGGCGCTCCTTGAAATCCGGCAGGTCGGACCAATGTTGTGAACTCCAAATAATAAGGATTTCACAAAGCAAAAGCACGATGAACTCAAAGaagatatatataaatttattgctGAAAGAAACAACCCAGAGTAAATCATGTTGTGAACTCCAAATAATAAGGATTTCACAAAGCAAAAGCACGATAAACTCATAGAagatatatataaatgtatTGCTGAAAGAAAACAACCCAAAGTAAATCACTCTGTACAAGGGATAAATCTCCCTTGACCCTAGCAATGCTAGTGACAAATCTCTCGAATAATATCTGAATGATTAACTTCTCTTTATGCTCCTCTTTTATTCTCCACTTACACGTGAATTATACTAATGGGCCCTGATGTGGGCCTTGATCCTTTTTTATTCAATATATAGGCCCAATAGTATTTGGGTCCATAACAATGAAGAAATACTCCAGTGCGTCCTCGTTTCACCGGAGGATGGAAGCATAGTAGCGGCGCGGCCACTGTGGGAAATAAACGAAGCCTAGGGACAAGGAATCGGGAAAGCCTAACCGTTTTGCAAAAGGGAATTGAAGAAAAGGAAGACAAGTGTTCAGGGCTTCAAGAATTTGAAAAGAAGCTGGTTGTTCAAAGACAGAAAGCGGATAAGGAGGAAGAATGGGCCTTTGGCCCACCTACAAGCTTCCATGCTCAGAAAACTCTTGTGGAGGGTTTTGTCCAGAAGATATAGGATGATTTTGTGGCTGCTTTAAATGTTGTGAACTCCAAATAATAAGGATTTCACAAAGCAAAAGCACGATGAACTCAAAGAagatatatataaatgtatTGCTGAAAGAAAACAACCCAGAGTAAATCACTATGTACAAGGGATAAATCTCCCCTGACCCTAGCAATGCTAGTGACAAATCTCTCGAATAATATCTGAATGATTAACTTCTCTTTATGCTTCTCTTTTATTCTCCACTTACACGTGAATTATACTAATGGGCCCTGATGTGGGCCTTGATCCTTTTCTATTCAATATATAGGCCCAATAGTATTTGGGTCCATAACATGGGAATTGTGGCAGCTGAAGAATTTTTCTCAGATCTTTACTATTGGGCATGCATTATTTGACACTAAAGTGGTGCTGAATGCAGAAGATGCATTGTTTCATATCACAAGGACTTTGCACGGTCCACAGATGGACTGTTGTGGGCCTGTGGCTCAACCAGTTTTGTGGTGAACATGTCACACATTAAGGTGGAAGTTCATACTAACCATCAGAGATTCACAAATCGGAACTGTGAAGCCAAGCAGAGGAAAAACTTTGAAGATCGAATTCTTAAGTTCAGCATTGAGGACAAGGCTGATTCTCAAGAGGCCGGTGTTGTTAGGAACCTATGTAGCATGGACAcgcctgaatttttttttttttaagtgtcCAATACGGATACGGAAATACTCATGTCGAACACGGCAAAAACCGTGTCATCGACTTTTTTGATGTTTGACCAGTGGGACACGGCTAGGACACGGATTGAACACGTTTCCGGATACGTTTGGACTCAATTGCAAAAATTTAAAGTTTCTAGGGTTATAAATTGAAAAGGAATTAAATTTCTGAGGACCATTTAATGAATATACTAAAATGAATTGGGCCTAAAAAGCCCTAATTAGTACTTTCGTTTTTTCTTCTCCCGATTATTTCCTGCTCAGTGCTCTCGTTCTTTCATCATCGTCCATCGATCATCAGTCATCCCAAATTCCCAACACCACTCGCCACTGCTCGCCGCCGCCCTTTCCAACACCACTTGCCGCCGCCCGCTGCTGCCCTCCAGTTTTTGGTACGtttacttttcttcttttcctttTGAAATCACTGCTCTTTTTTTTGCTTTGGGAATTGTGTCTTCTTAATTGTTGTTTCTAGCACAAAAGTCTATTGTTCAATATTGTACAGTAAGCACTAGGCAGTAGGTTGTTGGAAAGTCTATTGATCGATATGTTTGTGTTATTTTCAGCTTATTTGCCATGGAAAGttttcaaaatgagagtggaCAGGAGGATGTTAATGATTATTCTCCTTTATGGAATTTGTAACCAAGGTGGAAAAGGCAAGTGAAGGAGGAAATGTCACTTGGTCATGCAACATATGTACTAAACTGTGCAAAAGATCATGTTCAAGGGTGAAAGCACACGTGTTAAAACAAAAAGGCGTTGGAATTGCTAGTTGTACGTTCGTGCTTTTAGTTTGGCTACTCAACGAACGATTCCAGATTATCTTCCACCTGGATACAAAAAGCACATATTGAAATGCTGTTGGAGCCAACAAAAGCTACTTGGAAACAAAAAGGAGTTAGTATTTGTCGTGATGGGTGGTCGGATGCGCAAAGAAGACCGCTAATTAATATCATGGTCGTGTGTGAGAGTGGTCCTATGTTTTCTAAGGCGATAAATTGTGAAGGTGAGTACAAGGATAAAATTTTCATCTCTAAGTTGCTAATTAATGCCATAAATGAAGTGGGAGATCAAAATGTTGTCCAAGTGGTCACTGATAATGCTTTTGTTTGCAAAGTTGTAGGGTTACTCGTTGAGGCAAAGTACCCACACATATTTTGGACTCCTTGTGTTGTGCACACATTGAATCTTGCgttgaaaaatattgaaaaaaatttgTGCACCGACTGACTCTCTACAAAACAAAGAAGTCTTTGATGAGTGCAAATGGATTGCAGAACTAGTAAATGATCTTCAATGATCAAGAATGTTATCATGAATCACAATATGAGATTATCGGTGTTCAACGATCTCAAACTTGAAGATGTTATCACTTGCGGATACTCGATTTGCTTCTACTGTCATTTAACTTAAGAGGTTCAGACTAATCAAAAAATGTCATTAAAACATGGTGATTAGTGAAAGATGGGATCAGTACAGGGAGGATGACGTAGTGAAGGCCAGAGCAGTGAAGTACAAGATATTGGATGATCAATTTTGGGAAAATATTGATTATATACTTGCTTTGACAAGTCCGATTTATGAGATGCTAAGGAAAGCAGACACTGATCAACCTTGTTTTCATTTAGTCTATGAGTGGAGAGATGAAATGACAGAGAAAATGAGAGTTGTTATCTCAAAAGGGCCTCATAGTGGAGATTTAAAGTTTTATGAGGTTGTTCATATTATTCTGGTGGAGCCATGGAATAAAAACAACACAACTCTACATTGTTTGGCGCATTCTTTGAATCCAAGGTAAAGCTCTAAAAAATTTTAACTATCTAAGTTTTAGCAAATTCGAAATATTAGTTCATGAATAATGTTAAACTATCAATCTTTTTATATAGGTATTATAGCCATGAGTGGCTCCAAAAATCTCCCAATTGTCTTCCTCCTCATTGGGACAGTTTCAAGGGAAAGGAAAAAGTACATTGAAAGATATTACTCCAATTCATCCGAATGAAGAAGTGTAAATGAGGAGTTTGCCCCattgatgatttttcagatAATGATGCAATGCGTGATCGAGGTTTGATATCTCCAACTAAGTGGTGGGTTATCCATGATGCTTCTGCACCAACTCTTCAAAGTTTAGCTTTGAAGGTACTTGGACAACCATTTTCTTCTTGTTGTGAGAGAAATTGGAGCACCTACAGTTTCATACACTCACTAAAGAGGAACAAGATATACCACAAAGAGCGGAAGATTTGGTGTATGTTCACTATAATCTTCGTCTTTTATCTAGGAGGAGTCCACATTATAGTGAAGAAGAAAGTAAAATGTGGGATGTCGGGGCAGATGTATTTGATTCCATGGACATGGAGGGTGTTGCTATCCTTGAAATTGCCAATTTGTCTCTTGATGAACCTGAATTGGAGTCGGTCTTATTTACTGACGAAGGCAGTGTTGGTGATGAGACCGATATGGATGTTTGATTTGTTTACTTGTTTAAGATGGATTTGGtgttttatattttgttatgtcttttgtttaatttttgtttgtAATGGATATTATGATTGTTGAAATATGGTTTTCTATTctaggatttttaatttttaatactaAATTTAGGGGTGTATTCGTTGCAGAGATTTACTGACTTTTTTTAAATGACAGACTTTTGTGGAGTCGATCTAAAAACTTTTAGAATCTCATagagttttaaagattttcaTAGAATCTTGtagatttgttttttattacTTTTATTGACATTTGTAAACTTTTTCTAAAACCCTATAAATTTTGtatttcatgattttgattttaatttatttcttatAATTATACTTCTATTtatatttctttaaaataattatatttttttaaaatatttttatctatcaatgtaaataaattttacttatCAATTTGGCTTACAAATATCGATAAGTAGTAttaaatttattgtaattaagaaattaatataactccataaaaattgaatatatttaattttatatagtaTCCTTATTTAcataatatctatatatataaatacattcgtgttaataaatttttaaaactacGTTAATATATCAAGTCAATATATATCAATCATATacatattattataaatatatatgtatattaaagTGAATAAAATCACTATCGAAAACTTTgagttatattattattattataaatataatgtatatTAAAGTGAATAAAATCACTATCGAAAACTTTgagttataataaaaattataacatcaaattttatataataaataatgaattaatcataaaaaataattattgttattttcaatttatgatcaataaaatattatatttttttgtcgtggattataatatttatttaaaaattttaataaatatgattttaaatcTCGTGAGGTTTtgtaattaaaattcaaaaaactaTGAATGataagattttttattttattttagaaataaaacaatatgtttgtatatatattatttttaatataataagtaTGTATGAGACTAGTATTAGTATATAGACTATTTTAATAGAAATGGAAAAAATATGTGAGTTTGAATTAAATGTCAATACAAATCTTTAGGTTGAACCAaagaaaattattgattttttattgTTGTACCTTAAGCTTTAATTATTGTACTTAATAGAATTTCATGGAGTCTGTAAAAGTCTATTGACATTTTGAATACTTCTAGACTTttataaagtttttaaaagtcaagtttGAATACCACATGACTTTTTAAAACTGATCTTGAATACCACTAAACTTTTATTGAGTATATAAAAGTTTAGATTGAATACCTCCAGACTTTTAAACTCCACAAAAGTCATTAAAAGTCTAgaaccaatatatatatatataaatatatatataatatttttatattatttaatatttcttGAATCATAGCCGTAATGTgtcttatattttcaaaattttccgtAGCGCTGTATCTGTGTCGTGTCCGATACTATACTCGTACCCTTATCCATTCTACATAGTTAGGAACTTATGTCTAATGGGCCTAGTTAGAAGTGGAGTAATTTTGTCATGGCCTTAAATAGATTGGGCTAAACAATTATATCTAATTATAAAGGAAAATTAGAGTGAATGACTTGGGGGAGGGGAAAAGGGAAATATAAGAGGAAGCTGAATAGAGTTAGGCATtcaattattttcttttagagTGTTGAGACTCGATTCTAGAATAAGCTAGGGAAGGGAGTCATATCCTTTGTATGGAGGATTTCCTCTTGGGTTTGTCATTCATTTCAGctatatatattatcatattTCTTTCTTCTTTATTTCTTTGAGTATTGTGGTTTCAACACCTTGGCTCAGTTTCATGGATTTTTTAGAGTAAAAATCCTCACAGCTACATGTCAGGATTGCATCTACATTGAAGAATCTCGCTTGCTAAGTTCAGGTTCAAAAAAACTGTAAAATAGCAAAATTCTAGAGTTTTGTCAATAGTTTTGAAGCCTAGTTATTTAAACAACCAAGAAAATGGGAATGTATGTAGAGAAATTTAAGGAAGAGAATGAGTCGTCACATCAGCACAGTATGATAAGTAATGTGGAAGGTACAATAGCTTGAGTATTAAATCCGGGTCTtaatactcaaaccaaacgtAGGATGAATAGGATAGTTTTATTTGATCCTTCGTCATCGACCATAGAAACGGTGTCTTATAGAAACAATGGGTAGACGACCCAATCATGTTCTAGCTCATCGACTTTGGgtttataatataaatttttatatgaatATGGTTACATGCTCGAGTCATGGCGATGGCTAGTGAGCTTGAGCATGCTCATAAAccttataaatataaaaatattaatattttacaataatagcattattataaatattagttttGATCCCAAACACCATAGTCACCCTAGTATGTAGGATTTTCGTGAGCGGCTACTAAAACACTAgtgatttctaaaaaaattactaaaacACACTGGTTGCTCACGAAAATCCGGCAGCAAAGGTGCGTGAGATCAAAACTATTATAAACATAACAACAAGAATATGAATTGTATATTATTTCATTTACTTATAATACATGTATTTAAACTGGATAACTTGTGAGCTACTATAACTAAGTTCaagttcaaaaaattttaactttgattgagtttgaactttGAATCGAGCTTGCTATTCAGGCCCGTGAGCCACGCCCACATCACTAAATGTGCCCTCTTGATCATAAAATTGCTTCATGAAAGTAATTTCAACTTCAAGATTAATCAAGAATTCAAGACCAGTTCAAGTACCTTGAGACGGTTGGAAAGATCTTTAAACCCCTGCACAAGCTGGGGCCATAATGAACTTTCCATGCCTTCCAGCTTCCCCATTGCATCTGCCCACAAAATCTGGCAGCCAGCCCAAACAATTTATTAAACTTTGCCTAAAGCTTTCATGTGTAAATACATGTTTGAAATAATCAATAAGGTAAAAAATATCTAAAAGACTAAAAGTTTAGTAATTACACTACACTCACTCACATCTGATACACCTGCAGGCTTTATCCTCTGCTGAGGTTCAGTCACACTATACAATAGATGCTGCAAATCAACAAGAAcagtttaatttaaaaaatgttCAAGCTATTGTAAATTTTTCACCTAAAACTTAGACAACTCCAACTGAGGATTTAAACATAAAAGTCTGATGCCAATATAATCACACAAAAACTGCATTAGAACTTCTTGGAATGTTGATAAAAACGGCAATTGTTGACGAAACAATACCTTAAAGGCATACTTTGAGTTCCCATGGTCTTCCTTATACGCATCCACAATGGCCTAAAATATAAAGCACATCACAAAGGGAAAAAGAGAAGTATTATGGATAGGTCCACAACAAATTAATGCAGTAGATAAACtatgataaataagaaaatcctCACTTGGATATCACGATCAGGGAGCGAAAATGGGAGAGGGGCGACGGGGGCCATTTGCGTAATCAGCTGCGAATTAGAAAGCTGAAATGCAGGCGAAGCATGATTAAAAGGAGTAACCTGCGATTGAGTGGTCGCGTTAAATGGAGTCGTCAAGCTGAAAGGGGTGCTGGAGCTTTGCTGCGGCTGAGGGGTCTGAAAAAGCGAAGGAGTTTGTAGCTGTTGCTGCAGTTGAGGAGGAGTCTGAAACATCGATGGAGTCTGCTGGTTCTGAGGATGAGATTGCTGAGAGAAAGGTGTCGAAAAGAGCGAGGACCCAAATCCCGGGGTGCCGAAGGCCGTAGTGGCGGAGGACGAGGACTGTGCTCCGAACATTTTTGGGAACCCTAAATTGAGCTTTTGGGACTTCAGGACCCTTCGGAGGTTCTTGATtcgggttttttttttctttttgaaattAGGTTTTCTGGTTTTTATAACATCCTTCGCATGTGAAGTTTCAAAAGCGAaataacatttttatttatatttaatttgattgctCAAGTATTTTACTACTTAAATCGTAAAAATTAATAGAACACGAAAATTTATAACTACGGCCTACAGGTGGGTGATTTTGATATGTAAGCTTAAAAAAGtacttaattaattttaaagtgtttttgaaaaaatatattaacaaTTTTAACGTTCTAATAAATGTGAAAAGGtgattctaaatttttttttaaatataaataaaagcagaagttaaaaaatcaaatttctaaaaatacatttaaataagtgttttttttaaaaaaatggatttGTCACTAAATATTGTGTTTTTTCTTATTTTCACTTACTTTCTCttcttttattaatttattttttaaaaaaatcaatatttcattattttaatttattttacttctaAGTTCTAACCATGGTTATTCCTACCATAGTCAACAAAAAgacattataataataaattttaaaaattacaaGAAATTTATATTTACTAGAATTTTAAAGTAAGAAtacaaaaacataataataatgtTTTTGTTAAACTTTAGAATTTTAATGTAAGATACTAATAttaaattgataataaaattgcattcttcatttaaaaaaactaaattcAATAAATGCAAAAATTGGGGCTAATTGTattcacaccccctgtgaaaagtctaaaaggcataaaacaccatgtgtaaaattaatagtatGTTAGACCCTATatgcccgagtttgtataacacaggggtgaaatgtgctacattttaaaaaactgagggatgcattagcctattaatatttcttagggggttttatgtcttttagacttttcacagggggtgtaaATGCAATTAGCCCTGCAAAAATTATACGAGAATGCATATTTGTTTTTAACTTCAAATTCATGtagtttttttttgtgtttgttttcaCTTTGTTTCTAacacaaattttaattttccatcacagtgaaaaaaaattaattatgtgtgttcttaaaaaactctaacttctaaaatattcttattttttaaaaatttctccCCATAGTTTAAAAGAAGTCTAggttaataatatttttaaaatttttaaaataatttgttgtttataatttcattttatttatttatttataatatatatttcttagaaataatttttatctattttttcaCATAAATTGTGtgtaaaaataatagtttacaAAAGAGTTAGAGTTTTTTTAGTAATTAgaaatttcttttaatttttaaattctaTCATATAAATTTCGAaacttttgattttattatccaaaattaaatcttatttataaatattaatggttaaaaatgataaaaatgacatggTTAAAAGTAAGAGTGAGTAAATAAATTAGCAAAGGAAGATAAAattagtgaaaacggaaaataagaaaagaaaacaagaagACAATTTTGATCCAAAAGGGAGATAGAGAAAACAGGAAAGGAAAAAACAAAAAGGGAATAAGGTGTATAGGTGGGAGTATACCTCCAGAAGTAGCATAGACTCTCCCAATTTAATGTGGTCAATTCTCAACCAGGTaccatatttgaaaaaaaaaaatattaaagatttggttttttatttttttagtatcaAACCAAACTTTCATCAACAAAGATTGTTCAAAGCTATATccatcaaccaagaatcttcCACCCAGCAAGAAAAGGCGAAGGGCGAAGAATTGCAAGAAAATGAGTAAATGGATGAGGACTGGGTAATGTTGGTTTTTGCAATCATTTCTTCATAGATAGATACTATCTGCTAGCTGTACCATTAATATGGCATGCAGGTATATCCACTTTTTGGAGCAGTGGATGCAGTGATCGGCATATGCTGTGCATGCAGCTTGTAAGAAATATTTGTACAAATCCTGAAGTCAGGTATACACATACACAGATACGAGCTGAGATGAATTGGATTAAATGTAATCGATTATTGAAATTTACCTATTAACTCAGGGTGACAAAACAAAACAGAGCTGCCAATGTTCTTCGAACTTTTGAAGAGGGTGAACAGTATGCAGAACATGGCCTTGGAAAGTTAGTTCGAGGCAAGAGTCTTGAGATCATGCCCACCCTCAACAAGTTCTCAGATCCTAAATGATGGAATGTATCGATATTTTTGTGTTCGGTAATGTGATAATCTGGAAAAGATTGTCGAGGTCTGTTTGTAAGTAGCATGCCAGATGTTGGCCTAGTGCCAAATACTTGGACGCTGTATATATCATCATTTTCAGAATAAGCATAACTTCATAATCATATACACACATAACAACAAAAACTTTCATTCTTGGGATGGAATGAACAGGTG
Proteins encoded:
- the LOC140882500 gene encoding nuclear pore complex protein NUP54, which produces MFGAQSSSSATTAFGTPGFGSSLFSTPFSQQSHPQNQQTPSMFQTPPQLQQQLQTPSLFQTPQPQQSSSTPFSLTTPFNATTQSQVTPFNHASPAFQLSNSQLITQMAPVAPLPFSLPDRDIQAIVDAYKEDHGNSKYAFKHLLYSVTEPQQRIKPAGVSDILWADAMGKLEGMESSLWPQLVQGFKDLSNRLKLQDEVILSDSERLRMTLNNVKMLQRHFQADTLPWIQRMQQKEQGLQRRLLRLMRIIESLEGKGCRLPLMKGEAELAEKLAMITRQLKGSGAELVRRVQNLLTLSRLQVDGLDGGSLYFPGSTKIHEQSLAEMQEMLQQQTVAIARLGNVLKRDIRDTEIIMAEDAEMSQN